Within the Nocardioides aurantiacus genome, the region CACGTCGACTTCGGCGGTCCCGAGGGCGGCGGGCTGGTCTTCGCGCTGCTCTTCGCCGGCATCCCGATCGGCGCCGTGCTCGGTGGCGTGTTCTCGGGCTGGGTCTCGCGGATCGAGCGGCAGGGCGTCGCCGTGCTGGCGTGCGTCGTGGTGTGGGGCCTGGCCATGGTCGGCTTCGGCGCGGCCGTCGGCCTGGCCGACACGTGGCGTACGCCGATGCTGGTGGCCGCCGTGCTGATGCTGGTCGTCGGCGGGGCGGCCGACATGGCCTCGGCCGCGTTCCGCACGAGCATGCTGCAGAGCGCGGCCTCCGACGCCGTCCGGGGCCGGCTGCAGGGCGTCTTCACCGTGGTGGTCGTCGGCGGCCCCCGCGTGGCCGACGTCGCCCACGGCGCGGTCGCGGTCAGCATCGGCGCAGCCGCCACGGCGGCCGGCGGCGGGCTGCTGGTCGTGGTCGGCACCGTGCTGGCGGCCGTCGCGTTCCCGGCGTTCGTGCGCTACCGCGTGACCACCGCCGTGCGCACCACCTGACCCCCTCCCGGCCGTCGGTGTCCTGCACTAGCCTCACGCGATGACGAGCAGCACCCCGGAGACCCACCCCGCCGACGGCCACGCGCTGATCCGCGTGCGCGGTGCGCGGGTCAACAACCTCAAGGACGTCTCGGTCGAGATCCCCAAGCGGCGGCTGACGGTGTTCACCGGGGTGTCCGGCTCGGGCAAGAGCTCGCTGGTCTTCGCCACCATCGCGGCGGAGTCGCAGCGGTTGATCAACGAGACCTACAGCGCGTTCCTGCAGGGGTTCATGCCCTCGCTGGCCCGGCCCGAGGTCGACCTGCTCGACGGCCTGACCACCGCGATCATCGTCGACCAGGAGCGGATGGGCGCCAACCCGCGCTCCACGGTCGGCACGGCCACCGACGCCAACGCGATGCTGCGCATCCTGTTCAGCCGGCTCGGCGAGCCCCACATCGGTCCGCCCACGGCGTTCGCGTTCAACGTGCCGACCCGGGTCGCGAGCGGCGTGATGAAGACCGAGAAGGGCCAGACCGAGAAGACGACGGTGGTCCGCGAGGCGGTCTACCAGGGCGGCATGTGCCCGCGCTGCGAGGGCATGGGGGCGATCAACGACATCGACCTCACCGCGCTCTACGACGCCACCAAGAGCCTCGCCGAGGGCGCTCTGACCGTCCCGGGCTACAGCATGGACGGGTGGTACGGCCGCATCTTCGCCGGCGCCGGCCTGCCGATGGACAAGCCCGTCGGGGAGTTCAGCGCCAAGGAGCTCGACAAGCTCCTGCACGCCGAGCCCACCAAGATCAAGGTCGAGGGCATCAACCTCACCTACGAGGGCGTCATCACCAAGCTGCAGAAGACGACGCTGACCAAGGACGTCGAGTCGATGCAGCCGCACGTGCGCCGCTTCGTCGAGCGCGCGGTCACCTTCACCACCTGCCCGGTCTGCGAGGGCACCCGGCTCTCCCGCGAGGCGCTCTCCTCACGGGTGGCGGGGCGCAACATCGCCGAGCTGTGCGCGATGCAGATCAGCGACCTGGCCGCCTGGCTGCGCGACCTCGACGAGCCCTCGGTGGGCCCCCTGCTCACCGGCCTGCAGCACCTCCTCGACTCCTTCGTGGAGATCGGGCTGGGCTACCTCTCGCTCGACCGGGCGTCCGGCACGCTGTCGGGCGGTGAGTCCCAGCGCACCAAGATGATCCGCCACCTGGGCTCGTCGCTGACCGACGTGACCTACGTCTTCGACGAGCCCACCATCGGCCTGCACCCCCACGACATCGAGCGGATGAACCAGCTGCTCCGGCAGCTGCGCGACAAGGGCAACACCGTGCTCGTGGTGGAGCACAAGCCCGAGACGATCGCGATCGCCGACCACGTCGTCGACCTCGGCCCGGGCGCCGGCACCGCCGGCGGCGAGATCACCTTCGAGGGCGACGTCGAGGGCCTGCGGGCCAGCGACACCGTGACCGGGCGCCACCTCGACGACCGGGCCCGGCTCAAGGACCGGCTGCGGACGCGCACCGGCGTGATCGAGGTCCGCGGCGCCCGGCGCCACAACCTGCGCGACGTCGACGTCGACGTGCCGCTCGGCGTGCTGTGCGTGGTCACCGGGGTGGCCGGCTCGGGCAAGAGCTCCCTGGTGCACGGCAACCTCGCCCACCGCGAGGGCGTCGTCGTGGTCGACCAGGGCGCGATCCGGGGGTCCCGGCGCAGCAACCCCGCCACCTACACCGGCCTGCTGGAGCCGATCCGCAAGGCCTTCGCCAAGGCCAACGGCGTCAAGCCGGCGCTGTTCAGCTCCAACTCCGAGGGCGCGTGCCCGGCCTGCAACGGCGCGGGCGTCATCTTCACCGAGCTCGGCATCATGAACACCGTCGAGTCGGCCTGCGAGGAGTGCGAGGGCCGCCGCTTCCAGGCCAGCGTGCTGGGCCACACCCTCGGCGGGGCCAACATCGCCGAGGTGCTCGCGATGTCGGTGGCGCAGGCCGAGGCCTTCTTCGCCGACGGCGAGGCCCGGACCCCCGCGGCCCACCGGGTCCTCGAGCGGCTCCGCGACGTGGGGCTCGGCTACCTCACCCTGGGCCAGCCGCTCTCGACGCTGTCCGGCGGCGAGCGCCAGCGCATCAAGCTGGCCTCGCAGATGGCCGAGAAGGGCGAGGTCTACGTGCTCGACGAGCCCACCACGGGCCTGCACCTCGCCGACGTCGAGAACCTCCTGGGCCTGCTCGACCGGCTCGTGGACTCCGGTCGCTCGGTGGTCGTCATCGAGCACCACCAGGCCGTGATGGCCCACGCCGACTGGATCGTCGACCTCGGCCCCGGCGCGGGCCACGACGGCGGCCGGGTGGTCTTCGAGGGGACGCCCGCGGAGCTGGTCGCCGACCGCTCGACCCTGACCGGCCGGCACCTCGCGGCCTACGTCGGCTGACCCGACGCCCTAGAAGCCGCCGAGCCGTCCCAGCCGGCGCAGCGGGCCCGGGCGGCCGTCGGGGTCGTGGAGGTGGGTGTAGGGCAGCACCGACAGCGCCCGCTGGAGCGGGTCGAGCTCGGGCGGCACCAGCCGTCGCAGCCGGCCCGGGGGCCGCTCGCCCGGCTTGCCGGCGGCGTGCCAGGCGTCGAGACGGTCGGCCGACTCGGCGTACGCCGCGAAGAAGTCGGCCGGCTCGACGCAGTCGGCCATCACCTCGAGCAGCTCGTCGGGGCGGCTCGGGTCCTGGGGGTCGACCACCGCCGGACGGTCGAGGTGCTCGGCGGCCAGTGTCAGCCGCAGCCGCCGGGCGTAGGGGCTGTGGTCGGGCGCGGAGGGGTCGACGACGACGGCCGAGAGCTCGGAGTCGTGGGTCCACGAGCGCCGGTTGAAGTTGTCGGACCCGACGGTGGCCCAGGTGTCGTCCATGACGCAGACCTTGGCGTGGACGTAGACAGGCGTGCCCTGGTGGTTCTCGATGCCGTAGATCGCGACCCGCCCCGGCGCCGCGTCGGTCATCTCGCGCATCGCCCGCGACCGGCCCAGCATCTGCGGCACCCGCGCGACGAAGCTGTCCTGGTCGGTGTGGATCGGCACGACCGCGACCACGAAGAGGTCCTTGTTGCGCCGCAGCGCCTCGACGAAGACGTCGCCGACCTGCTCGCCCCAGAGGTACTGGTCCTCGACGTAGACCAGCCGCCGCGCCCGCGAGACCGCCTTGGAGTAGCCGCGGGCGACACTGCGCTCGCCGCCGCGCGCGAACGGGTAGTCGCGGCCGTGGCGCAGGTTGGGGTAGGTGCGCAGCAGCTGCACGTGGTGGTTCGCACCCGGCACCGGGGGCGGCGGCGGGGCCTGCTCGGGCAGCGCGTCCGGCGTCATGTCGAGCCGGAACAGCTTGTCCTGGAGCCAGTAGACCGGGTGGCGGGTCAGCGGCGTGGGGTCCTCCCAGCGCTCGCGGAAGACCGTCTCGACGTCGTGCACCGCCGGGCCGGTGATCGCCGCCTGCACGTCGTGCCAGGGCGGGGTCGCGCCGTACTCGTCGGCCAGGTCGAGCGCCTGCGGGTCGCCCTGGTGGTGGATGTCGTCGCGGCGCGAGTGGCACAGGTCGATGCCCCCGACGTACGCCACGTCGCGCTCGGGTCGGTCGCGGTAGCGGATCACCACGAGCTTCTGGTGGTGCGAGCCGCCCGAGCGCACCCGCATGTCGAGCAGCACCTCGGCGCCGCGGGCCTGCAGCTGGCGGCCGAGCAGGCGGTTCTCGGCGGCGTTGAAGTTGAGCCGCTCCCAGTGCGAGCGCCAGATCAGGCCGCGCACGTCGACGCCGCGCTCGTCGGCACGCCCGAGCACCTCGACGACCTCGCTGCCGGGCTCGCCGGTCAGCCGCTCGTCGGCGTCGCCCTGCCAGTCGGTCAGGAAGACGACGTCGCCGCGGCGGGTCTCCTCCAGGCGCTCGTAGAGCTCGGCGAAGTACGTCGCGCCGTGCACCAGCGGCCGCACCTCGTTGCCCTCCGACCACGCCACCTGCCCCGGGTGGACGTCGTCCAGCCGGGTGTCGGGGTTGCCGCGCTCGGCCTGGGTCAGCAGCCAGTCGGTGTGGTGCACGCCGCCACTGTGCCACCCCGCTCATCGGCCGACGGCCGGGAGGCCACGCCCCTAGACTGCGCCGGTGACCACCGCCCGCACCGTCCCGGTGACCACCGAGATGGACGGCGACGAGCTCGACGCCGAGGACGCCTGGCACACCGTCCGGCGCCTCGGCGTACGCCGGCTGGCGGTCGACTCCTTCGTGCGGTTCCGCTTCGGCGACGGGTTCTCCAGCTCCCGGGCGCTCGCCCTGCAGGGGGCGCTCGCCGTGGTGCCGTTCCTGCTGGCGCTGACCGGGCTCGCCGCCGACATCGACGAGGAGAAGCCGTCCCGGGTGCTGGCCGCGGTCATCGACGCCATCTCGCCCGGCAGCGGCAGCGGCGACGCCATGGTCTCGGCCGTCAGCGGCAGCAGCACGAGCGAGCAGGCCGGCGAGGTGGCGCTGTGGTTCGGCCTGGTGTTCGCGCTGTTCTCGATGACCACCGCGATGGCCCAGGTCGAGCGCGGCACCAACCGGATCTACGGCATCAAGCGCGACCGGCCGGCGCAGTGGAAGTACGGCCGCGCCGCGGTGATGACGCTGCTGCTCGCCGGGCCGGTCGGCCTGGGCTTCCTGCTGCTCGTCGCGGGCAGCGCCTTCGCCGACGCGATGGCGCGGGAGTACGGCTGGGGCGACACCCTCACCGACACCTTCGACTGGATCCGCTGGCCGGTGGGCATCGCGCTGCTCGTGCTCACCATCGCGGTCGTGCTCGACCACGCCCCGCGCCGTCGCCAGCCCGGGCTGTCGTGGCTGGCGCTCGGCTCGGGGATCGCGGTCGTGCTCAACCTGCTCACCACGGCGGGGCTGGCGCTCTACGTCGAGCTGAGCCCGTCCTTCGGCGACATCTACGGCCCCCTCGCCGGCGTCTTCGCGCTGCTGCTGTGGTCGCTGCTCTCGGCGATGGGCCTTTTCTTCGGCACCGCCGTGTGCGCCCAGCTCGAGGC harbors:
- a CDS encoding ATP-binding cassette domain-containing protein — protein: MTSSTPETHPADGHALIRVRGARVNNLKDVSVEIPKRRLTVFTGVSGSGKSSLVFATIAAESQRLINETYSAFLQGFMPSLARPEVDLLDGLTTAIIVDQERMGANPRSTVGTATDANAMLRILFSRLGEPHIGPPTAFAFNVPTRVASGVMKTEKGQTEKTTVVREAVYQGGMCPRCEGMGAINDIDLTALYDATKSLAEGALTVPGYSMDGWYGRIFAGAGLPMDKPVGEFSAKELDKLLHAEPTKIKVEGINLTYEGVITKLQKTTLTKDVESMQPHVRRFVERAVTFTTCPVCEGTRLSREALSSRVAGRNIAELCAMQISDLAAWLRDLDEPSVGPLLTGLQHLLDSFVEIGLGYLSLDRASGTLSGGESQRTKMIRHLGSSLTDVTYVFDEPTIGLHPHDIERMNQLLRQLRDKGNTVLVVEHKPETIAIADHVVDLGPGAGTAGGEITFEGDVEGLRASDTVTGRHLDDRARLKDRLRTRTGVIEVRGARRHNLRDVDVDVPLGVLCVVTGVAGSGKSSLVHGNLAHREGVVVVDQGAIRGSRRSNPATYTGLLEPIRKAFAKANGVKPALFSSNSEGACPACNGAGVIFTELGIMNTVESACEECEGRRFQASVLGHTLGGANIAEVLAMSVAQAEAFFADGEARTPAAHRVLERLRDVGLGYLTLGQPLSTLSGGERQRIKLASQMAEKGEVYVLDEPTTGLHLADVENLLGLLDRLVDSGRSVVVIEHHQAVMAHADWIVDLGPGAGHDGGRVVFEGTPAELVADRSTLTGRHLAAYVG
- a CDS encoding phospholipase D family protein, encoding MHHTDWLLTQAERGNPDTRLDDVHPGQVAWSEGNEVRPLVHGATYFAELYERLEETRRGDVVFLTDWQGDADERLTGEPGSEVVEVLGRADERGVDVRGLIWRSHWERLNFNAAENRLLGRQLQARGAEVLLDMRVRSGGSHHQKLVVIRYRDRPERDVAYVGGIDLCHSRRDDIHHQGDPQALDLADEYGATPPWHDVQAAITGPAVHDVETVFRERWEDPTPLTRHPVYWLQDKLFRLDMTPDALPEQAPPPPPVPGANHHVQLLRTYPNLRHGRDYPFARGGERSVARGYSKAVSRARRLVYVEDQYLWGEQVGDVFVEALRRNKDLFVVAVVPIHTDQDSFVARVPQMLGRSRAMREMTDAAPGRVAIYGIENHQGTPVYVHAKVCVMDDTWATVGSDNFNRRSWTHDSELSAVVVDPSAPDHSPYARRLRLTLAAEHLDRPAVVDPQDPSRPDELLEVMADCVEPADFFAAYAESADRLDAWHAAGKPGERPPGRLRRLVPPELDPLQRALSVLPYTHLHDPDGRPGPLRRLGRLGGF
- a CDS encoding YihY/virulence factor BrkB family protein, which translates into the protein MTTARTVPVTTEMDGDELDAEDAWHTVRRLGVRRLAVDSFVRFRFGDGFSSSRALALQGALAVVPFLLALTGLAADIDEEKPSRVLAAVIDAISPGSGSGDAMVSAVSGSSTSEQAGEVALWFGLVFALFSMTTAMAQVERGTNRIYGIKRDRPAQWKYGRAAVMTLLLAGPVGLGFLLLVAGSAFADAMAREYGWGDTLTDTFDWIRWPVGIALLVLTIAVVLDHAPRRRQPGLSWLALGSGIAVVLNLLTTAGLALYVELSPSFGDIYGPLAGVFALLLWSLLSAMGLFFGTAVCAQLEAVRAGHPDPAYDDPGRPHGVVVDQV